The nucleotide sequence TGGCTAGCAGGAAAGCCGCTGGCAAAATTCGAAATCCGAATCCCGAAATCCGAAATAATGTCCAAAATCCTAATGAACGAAGCCTCATGTTGTTTTTCTCATTATGGAACCGAAAATCATCATGAGTTCGGTTGCCTCTTGGAGCAGACTCTCTCGCTCCTCTGCCATACTTTGGTCTTTGCCGGCATCGAGAAGCTTAAGCCAAAAGGTGCTTTCCTTGGCTTCTTTGCGGCAGATTTTGATCCGCAGTAGAAAATCCTTTTTACTGAGCGCCTCATTTGCTTCGATATAGTTGGCTCCGACCGATCCTGAAGATCGGATGAGTTGTTTGCTATCCTCAAAATTCGCTGTTATTTTGGGCAGCTTCGGCACAAAAAGCCGCACGCGCCGAGCGAATGTTAGCGTGCGTTCCTCTAGGTCATATCGCTTTATACTTTGTATTTCGGCCATCTGAGCTTTTGTCGAATTACCCCGATATTTTTTCTTATATCGTTTTGGATTTCGAGTTTCGATATTCGAATTTCGAGCTTCTAATACGTCGGCGTGATGATGTAGGTCACCACCGTGCGGTAGGCGCCTGCCGCCTGCGTTGATCCCCGGCTCAAGCGAAACTTCACCCGCCCGGTAGCAGAAGCCGTGGTGGAGCTTGCCATGAAGGCTTGGGCCGCCTCGCCGCCGGAGATATTTGCAAACTGACGGAAGCTCACACCGTTGGAATATGCCGAAGCACAGTCGTTATTCACCTGATTACGACAGGTGTGCCCGAAGCCGTTGTTGGAAGCGTTCGTCCAGCTAGCGCCCGCGCTCTCGGTACATCCTCCCGCATCACAGACGGTGTCGGGGATGATGGTGCCGCCCGATGTCTTGAGCGGACTTTCCTCCTGGCACGTTGCCGAGTAACCGCCGCCCGCATTTGTGGCGATCGCAACATCCTGGCAGGCGATGTAGAAGGTATTGGGGGATATATTCCCGAAGGGAATAGCCGTGTCTGTGGCGTCCACCGGTGTTACAGACGCCCCGTCATCCGCCGAACAACTTGCTCCCGCAATGCCCGTGACCGTAACAGTGAGGCTCTCGGCTATCGTCACCTCAACCGTCTGTCCCTCAATAATGGCAACAAGCATCCGTCCCATGCCCACGGGGCCCCCGACATCGAGCGTATAAGTTCCTACCGTTGAGGGATTTACGATCTGCGTCGTGCCCGTCTGCTGCGCCGAGGCATTAAGGCCTATGGTAAAGGTCATTATGGTGCCGGTTGCAATGTACGTACCCGGGTCCGAGGGGGCGGTGAGCCGGAAGATACGAGTGTCGGATATGAAGATCGCCCCCCAGTTGGTTGCGGTTGCAAGGCAGTCGGTGGAGGTGGTGGCAAGATAAAACTGGGTGCCTGTGGCAACATCCGCATCCCCGCAGTCGAGGTCGCTGGGGAACGCAAAGTCGCTCGGCCAATCGAGTTCCAGGAGCTCGGAGGCGTCAAAGCCGGAATTGATGGCAAAAGAGATGGTATGGTTTGCGCCCACACCCGGCCGTGAATCAGAGATAATGTCCTGCCGGTCCACCCCTGGCCCCGAGAGACGCCATGTGAGGGAGATGAAATCGGTCCGCAATGCCTCTGCTCCTGCCGCCTGCCGCACGCGGACATACGTAAAGAAGCTGGCATCAAAGAGCGCGGAGCCCGATGTCACCGTATCAAACGAGAAATCGGTGTTTGCATCCGCAGAATTGTTCGAGGCCAGCTCAAGCCAGGCGTTGGAGTCGTTGTTCCATATCTCCAGGAAGACAGCTCGCGGCGTGGAGGGCGCCACGTTCGATTGCCCGTCCCAGTGGACAGTGAATGATTCGGTAGCGTTGGCGTATGGATTGCGAAACTTGAAAAGCGAGACGGGGACATTCGACCCCGAGGAAGTTGCCGTATCATACACGCCGTCATTTGCCGCAACCGCCGCATATCCGGTGTCGTCGAGGTAGTACGAAAGGTCATCCGAAACGGTGGGGACGGCGGCAAGTTCTGCCCCGGCACCAGTTTTGGAATGTTTCCTCTCCGAAAACGTAACCAGCACAATCGAAGGCGTTGCTACCGAAGCGAAGGGGACATAGGAAGTCGCGGTGACGAGTCGGAAGCGGTAGGTGGTCCGGGGAACTGCGGTCGCGGTGGAGAAGATGAACGCAAGCTCGGTGCATTCGCTGGTATTAAGCACCACGCCCAGAGACGTGGCGGTGTTCTCATGCCACTTGCCGTTCACAAAAGATGAACCCGCAACGCACTGGCTCGTCTCTGCGGTAAGTGCATCACCATTTGACCCCGAGATGCCCAGGGACAAAGCGATCTCGCCAGACGTGACGGATTTCCATACGCCGTCATTGTGGTCGTATTGGACATGGAACTGCGTGGTCGTGGCCCCATCCCCGGTGTTATCCACCTGGAAGCGGACGGCAAAGCGCTCGCCCTTCTGGACGGGATAGGCGATGCCAGTGTTGCGGTTCGTGTTGGTGTCGGGAGTGTTCCCGCTGTCGTTTTGGAAGACATACGCGCGCTGGGTGAGGGTGGCATCGCCCCCTCCGCCGCCCGCAGGCGCCAGCCCGGATACTTTGATAATCAGCCGAGAGGTCGCAGAATAAGTTAAAGCGGGTCCGGTATTTTTTATCTGAACATCTATGTCTGTTGCAGACGCTGGAAGACTACTCCAGAGATCTGCGCTTATTTTTCTTGTATATGAAGTATCTGCTCCGGTCTGTTCTCCTAACGTTTGATCTAATTGGGCATAATAGGTCGCGCCATCAAATATCCCTGTTTTGATGGTGGTCTCAAAATAAGCCGCAAAAGTGCCACCGGCAAAATTAGATTTATTAAAGCTGTTATCATAATCTTTAGACGTATAAGTCGTACCGCTCTGGGTTGCCGCTGTATTATTATATTGCTGAACTGTTTCAATGGCATCGATTCCTCCTGCGGCCGTCTGGTCCAAAATGATTTTGGCATTGGCAATGGAGGCGGTGCCGCCGCTGGACGCTTTGATTCTTAGGACATAATCCGTTGCATCGGCTAACGTAATCGGCGAGGCGGTTCGCACCCGTGTCCAGACGACGCTTGATAGAGAAACCTCGCTTCCGTCAACCAACGTTCCGCCGGTCGTATACAAAGCCGCGTAAGCGGTGGAGGCGACCGCCGGCGCATACGTGACAGTAATTCTGATATGGTCAATAAAGGCGGTATAAATAACGCTTAGTCCTGTTTTATTGTTTATGAACGCAAAAGCCACCCCAAAACCGGAGTTTGCGTTAATATCGCTTGGTAACCACGTGGTCCCCCAAAGGCTGGTTGCGCCGCCGTAACTTCTGTAGGTGCCGTCATCAGTGGTCGGCCAATCCGTGGCGCTGGCCTGGTCGGTGCCCGCAACCGTTCCGCCTTTCACGATCTTTACCGAATAGTCATCCATGAATGTGTTTGACACATACCCGTTCACTTCCACTTTGATGCCTTTGATCGTGGCGTCGGCGGGAATGCCGGAGAAGCTGAAATTCGTCGCTTTGTTGTAGTAACTTATTTCTCCTTTGTCTAAGTCCAGTGAATCATACGTTGCGTTGTCTGAAAATGAATTCGTGTAGCTTCCCCAGACTATAGCTCCTACGGTAGTGTCCTGGGCTCCGGTTGCCGGATTATTCGGTCCGGTGTCCGTCGGCGTGCCCTCGCCGGTAGACGCTTTTAAGGACGCCTCGAAATTGACGGTCGGCGCCGAGTCCCAGTTTGCCGACGTGTAGCGGTAGATTTTTTTGTCGGTCAGATCGGCATAGGTGGTACCTGCGGTGCTTTGATTGTTGCCAACCTCGATTTGCGTTTGGGTGTCGGTGATGCTCGGGTCGGCGGATTGGACAACAATCAGACGGGCGGCCCTGATGTGTGCGGAAGTGCCCCAGATATCAGAACATCTTACCCTGACCGTATAATCAATCCCGCTCTCAAGGTTTGGAAGCGTTCCGAGGGTCAGGGCCGCGCTTCTTACCCTCGTGTAGCCCAAACCGCCTTCACTTACCTCGCTTCCCGACACTTGTGTTCCATTGCTTGCAAAAAAAGCGGCATAAGTATTACTACATTCACCCGTAGGACCCGGGTCGCTTTCAAGTACAGCCTCAAAATAAACTGTATCTCCGTTGTATTTGGCGCTGTCCCAGCGAATCAGTCCCAAAGAATTGTCAGTCGGGTTATATACTGCGGAACCGTTCGTATACGTCTGGTCAATAATGTTTATCTGCTGTTCTATGGTTCTTGTTACGGCGTGCGCTTCTTTTGCCCCGGCCAGAAAACCGCCAAATACGCAGGCAAAAATCAAAAGGAGAAACCAAACTCCCCGCGTGCAATAGCGCCCGTTTTTCCATGTCTCAATAGTTTTTCGGACTATGGGGACCACCGAATGGACAACTTAATGAGGGTATTCAAAAGGCAGACTTACATATCTAATATGCAAAAAATCCGCCTCCTCGTCGAGGCACAACCGACCTCCAAAACCCGCCGATATCCGTGACCCGCTTCCACACCAAGGCATCACCCTCCCAATCGAACTACCTGCAATCAACAAGACCGCCGTGAGGCGGTCTTGTTATTGATATTTTTAAAAAAGCGCTCGTATGTATACTCACCCGCGCAATCCCGTGCCGGCGGGAATCAGTTTTCCGATAATCACGTTTTCTTTGAGACCCCGCATGCTGTCTACTCTTCCCTCCGCAGCCGCGGCAATAAGAACTCTGGCCGTTTCCTGGAAGGATGCGGCGGCAAGGAAAGAATCCGAAGTGAGCGCGGTTTTGGTGATACCCATAAGAAGACGCACGGCGGTGGCCGGTTTTTTTCCTTCTTTTTTCATCAACTCGTTCTCCCTCCGGAACACTTCGTATTCCAAAATCATACCCGCGAGCATCTGCGTATCGCCGCCATCCTTAATGCGGACGCGCGAGAACAGCTTCCGGATAATGAGCTCAATGTGCTTGTCGTTAATGCCGGTTCCCTGGGAATTATAGATGCTTTGCACTTCGCGGACGATATAGCGCCGAACCTGCTCCCTACCGGAAATTTTATACAGCTCCTTCAGATCCAGATGTCCCTCCGACAATTGCTCGCCGCGGCTCACGTGCTGCCCCTTCTTGACCCACAGCACCGTGCCCTTGCTTATCACGTACTCTTTTACTGGATTCTCATCTCCGGACGCTGTTTTCTTTTTAGAGGCGGATTTGGCGGTTTCATCTTCATGGTCGTGCTTATACATTTGCGTATCATGGTGCTCATGCTCGCGAGCAGAATCCTCGGTCTTCGGCGCCTGAACATCCGGC is from bacterium and encodes:
- a CDS encoding four helix bundle protein; translation: MAEIQSIKRYDLEERTLTFARRVRLFVPKLPKITANFEDSKQLIRSSGSVGANYIEANEALSKKDFLLRIKICRKEAKESTFWLKLLDAGKDQSMAEERESLLQEATELMMIFGSIMRKTT